Proteins from a genomic interval of Tolypothrix sp. NIES-4075:
- the nadD gene encoding nicotinate (nicotinamide) nucleotide adenylyltransferase gives MRSIAIFGGTFDPVHWGHLILAETALHQVPLEYVIWVPSLNPPHKQATSFEHRVEMLQLAIKDNPSFTISLVEVNRSGTSYAIDTLLELSTFYPNTHWYWILGLDTFQSLPRWYRGRELVQMCDLLVAPRLVGGENIAQSELICKQVQQLQKQSYTISWQLLHIPLVGLSSTIIRQMCGVRQSIRYLVPESVRSYIAAQNLYFDKSK, from the coding sequence ATGCGGTCTATTGCAATTTTCGGCGGCACTTTTGATCCTGTTCATTGGGGACACTTGATTTTAGCCGAGACTGCTTTGCATCAAGTACCCTTAGAATACGTAATTTGGGTGCCATCGTTAAATCCTCCTCATAAACAAGCGACTTCCTTTGAGCATCGAGTAGAAATGCTCCAACTAGCGATCAAAGACAACCCCTCGTTTACTATTTCATTGGTTGAGGTGAATCGCTCCGGAACTTCCTATGCGATTGATACCCTACTTGAGTTATCTACTTTTTACCCTAATACTCACTGGTACTGGATTCTAGGCTTGGATACTTTCCAAAGTTTGCCCCGTTGGTATCGTGGACGAGAATTAGTACAAATGTGTGATTTGTTGGTCGCACCCCGATTAGTCGGTGGTGAGAATATAGCTCAAAGCGAGTTGATCTGCAAGCAAGTACAACAACTGCAAAAACAATCCTATACCATTAGCTGGCAATTATTGCATATACCTTTAGTGGGACTTTCGTCAACTATAATTCGGCAGATGTGCGGCGTTCGCCAGTCAATTCGTTATCTAGTCCCGGAATCGGTCAGATCATACATCGCTGCCCAAAACCTCTACTTCGATAAATCTAAATAA
- the accB gene encoding acetyl-CoA carboxylase biotin carboxyl carrier protein: MPLDFNEIRQLLVTIAQTDIAEVTLKSNDFELTVRRGVNISNQGQVSGAAGSGLTTTPTAPQVAFTPLPEIAISRVTENAGTGVPSSAQNSTRDQRLVEVPSPMVGTFYRAPAPGESSFVEVGDRVKSGQTVCIIEAMKLMNEIEAEISGQVMEILVQNGESVEYGQPLMRINPD; encoded by the coding sequence GTGCCATTGGACTTTAATGAAATCCGCCAATTGCTGGTAACTATTGCACAAACAGATATTGCAGAAGTAACCCTCAAAAGTAACGATTTTGAATTAACGGTACGTAGAGGGGTTAACATCAGCAATCAAGGGCAGGTTAGCGGTGCAGCTGGATCGGGATTGACAACGACACCAACTGCACCCCAAGTGGCATTTACTCCGTTACCGGAAATTGCCATAAGTCGCGTTACAGAAAATGCCGGGACTGGGGTGCCGTCGTCAGCACAAAACTCGACGCGTGACCAGCGATTGGTAGAAGTGCCTTCCCCGATGGTGGGAACATTTTATCGCGCTCCGGCTCCAGGTGAATCGTCTTTTGTAGAAGTGGGCGATCGCGTCAAGAGCGGTCAAACTGTCTGTATTATCGAAGCAATGAAGTTGATGAATGAGATCGAAGCCGAAATATCCGGACAAGTGATGGAAATTTTGGTGCAAAATGGCGAATCGGTCGAATATGGTCAACCTTTGATGAGAATTAACCCTGATTAA
- a CDS encoding type I glyceraldehyde-3-phosphate dehydrogenase, which produces MIRVAINGFGRIGRNFMRCWVGREHSNIDVVAINDTSDPRTNAHLLRYDTMLGKLQNADISADDNSIIVNGKTVKCVSDRNPENLPWKDWQIDLIIEATGVFTSKEGAMKHVNAGAKKVLITAPGKNEDGTFVVGVNHHDYDHNKHNIISNASCTTNCLAPIAKVLHEKFNIIKGTMTTTHSYTGDQRLLDASHRDLRRARAAAMNIVPTSTGAAKAVALVLPDLKGKLNGVALRVPTPNVSMVDFVVNVEKRTITEEVNQALRDASEGPLKGILDYCDLPLVSSDHQGTEASSIVDASLTMVMGSDMVKVMAWYDNEWGYSQRVLDLAELVAEKWTN; this is translated from the coding sequence GTGATTAGAGTTGCAATCAACGGTTTTGGGCGCATTGGACGTAACTTTATGCGCTGCTGGGTAGGTAGAGAACATAGCAACATTGACGTGGTTGCTATCAACGACACCTCAGACCCTAGAACCAACGCGCATCTGCTCAGATATGACACGATGCTAGGAAAGTTACAGAATGCTGACATTTCTGCCGATGATAATTCTATCATCGTTAACGGTAAGACCGTTAAGTGCGTATCCGATCGCAATCCAGAAAACTTGCCCTGGAAAGACTGGCAAATAGACCTAATTATTGAAGCAACAGGTGTATTTACCAGCAAAGAAGGGGCAATGAAGCATGTAAATGCAGGTGCCAAAAAAGTTCTGATCACTGCCCCAGGCAAAAACGAAGATGGTACGTTTGTAGTTGGCGTGAATCATCACGATTACGACCACAACAAACACAACATCATCAGTAATGCCAGCTGTACTACCAACTGTTTAGCTCCCATTGCCAAGGTGTTGCACGAAAAGTTCAACATTATCAAAGGCACCATGACCACTACTCACAGTTACACCGGCGACCAACGTTTGTTAGACGCTAGTCACCGAGATCTGCGACGTGCTCGTGCTGCGGCAATGAACATTGTACCCACCTCTACTGGTGCGGCAAAAGCTGTAGCGTTGGTACTACCAGACCTCAAAGGTAAGCTCAATGGTGTGGCATTGCGCGTACCCACCCCGAACGTTTCGATGGTGGATTTCGTCGTTAATGTCGAGAAACGTACCATTACCGAAGAAGTCAACCAAGCCCTGAGAGATGCTTCTGAAGGTCCACTCAAGGGGATTTTGGACTATTGCGATCTACCTTTGGTATCATCGGATCACCAAGGTACTGAAGCTTCTTCGATTGTCGATGCTAGCTTGACAATGGTTATGGGCAGCGACATGGTGAAGGTGATGGCATGGTATGACAACGAGTGGGGTTACAGCCAACGAGTCTTGGATTTGGCAGAGCTAGTAGCCGAGAAGTGGACTAATTAG
- the murC gene encoding UDP-N-acetylmuramate--L-alanine ligase — MSNSVDFSGRPFHFIGIGGIGMSALAYVLTKRHLPVSGSDLRPNHITRKLEDIGSHIFGTQEASNLAFFHSESEVITEKNTVILNSPEKLPTVSKAILPQVICSTAINTNNLEYKAALELGCPIFHRSDVLAALIAEYYSIAVAGTHGKTTTSSMIGYMLLQAGLDPTILIGGEVKAWSGNARLGESKYLVAEADESDGSLVKHAPEIGIITNIELDHPDHYDTLEQVVETFQTFAKSCKVLIGSIDCETVRNRLKPTISYSLHSDTEADYTVTNIEYRADGTTALVWERGKALGVLNLRLLGRHNLSNSLAAVAVGRALGLEFGLIAESLATFEGARRRFELRGEVDGITFIDDYAHHPSEIRATLAAARLQARPGQRVVAIFQPHRYSRTLTFLEEFAESFTYADLVVITDIYSAGEPNLGQVSGEQLVAKIATHQPQVTYQPTLSSVREYLLSKLRPGDLALFLGAGNLNMVIPEVITTLCEPAKATS; from the coding sequence ATGAGCAATTCTGTAGACTTTAGTGGTAGACCATTTCACTTTATTGGTATTGGCGGTATAGGTATGTCTGCTCTGGCATACGTTCTGACAAAACGCCATTTGCCAGTGTCAGGTTCGGATCTTCGTCCAAACCACATTACGCGAAAGTTGGAAGATATCGGTTCTCATATATTTGGTACACAAGAAGCAAGCAATCTCGCGTTTTTTCATTCGGAAAGTGAGGTTATTACTGAGAAGAATACAGTAATATTAAACTCGCCCGAAAAATTGCCTACTGTAAGTAAAGCAATACTGCCTCAAGTCATTTGTTCAACAGCAATTAATACAAATAATTTAGAATACAAAGCAGCACTAGAATTAGGTTGTCCAATCTTTCATCGGTCTGATGTACTAGCCGCATTAATTGCGGAATATTACAGTATTGCAGTAGCAGGAACGCATGGTAAAACTACTACTAGTAGCATGATTGGTTATATGCTATTGCAAGCTGGTTTAGACCCAACGATTCTGATAGGTGGCGAAGTAAAAGCTTGGTCTGGCAATGCCCGATTGGGAGAAAGTAAGTATTTAGTAGCTGAGGCAGATGAATCAGATGGTTCTTTGGTAAAACATGCCCCAGAAATTGGCATCATCACCAATATTGAATTAGATCATCCTGACCACTACGACACATTAGAGCAAGTGGTGGAAACTTTCCAGACATTTGCAAAAAGTTGCAAAGTATTGATCGGTAGTATTGATTGTGAAACAGTAAGAAACCGCCTCAAACCAACTATCAGCTACAGCTTACACTCAGACACCGAAGCTGATTACACTGTCACCAATATCGAATATCGCGCCGATGGTACCACAGCTTTAGTTTGGGAACGAGGCAAAGCCTTGGGCGTGTTAAACTTGCGTTTGCTCGGTCGTCACAACCTCAGCAACTCCTTAGCCGCAGTCGCTGTTGGTCGAGCTTTGGGTTTAGAATTTGGCTTAATTGCTGAATCTCTCGCCACTTTTGAAGGTGCAAGACGCCGCTTTGAATTGCGGGGTGAAGTCGATGGTATTACCTTTATTGACGACTACGCCCATCACCCCAGTGAAATTCGCGCCACTCTCGCTGCCGCACGTCTCCAAGCAAGACCCGGACAAAGAGTAGTTGCTATCTTTCAACCACATCGTTACAGCCGCACGCTCACGTTTTTAGAAGAATTTGCCGAATCCTTCACTTATGCTGATTTGGTCGTCATCACTGACATTTATAGTGCAGGCGAACCAAATTTAGGGCAAGTCAGTGGTGAACAACTGGTGGCGAAAATTGCCACACACCAGCCCCAGGTGACTTATCAACCGACTTTATCCTCAGTGCGCGAATACTTACTTTCTAAGCTGCGTCCTGGAGACTTAGCTTTGTTTTTAGGTGCCGGGAACTTGAACATGGTGATACCCGAAGTAATTACAACTCTTTGCGAACCAGCTAAAGCTACATCCTAA
- a CDS encoding ArsR/SmtB family transcription factor, with protein MKQVLPIPPEVVQQVAEYFSLLSEPMRLRLLHLLRDDEKCVQELVEATQTSQANVSKHLKVMWQAGILSRRSEGTCAYYRVEDQMIFDLCNRVCDRLATRLEQQARSFRILNSKL; from the coding sequence ATGAAACAAGTGTTGCCTATACCCCCTGAAGTGGTGCAACAAGTAGCCGAATACTTCAGCCTGTTAAGTGAACCGATGCGCTTGCGGCTGTTGCACCTACTAAGGGATGATGAAAAATGCGTGCAAGAGTTGGTAGAGGCAACACAAACTTCTCAGGCAAATGTGTCAAAACACCTGAAGGTAATGTGGCAAGCGGGAATCCTTAGCCGTCGCAGTGAAGGAACTTGCGCTTATTACCGGGTGGAAGACCAAATGATTTTTGATTTGTGCAATCGAGTTTGCGATCGCCTTGCCACTAGGTTAGAACAGCAAGCTCGTAGTTTTCGGATTTTGAATAGCAAGCTGTAA
- a CDS encoding GerMN domain-containing protein, with amino-acid sequence MKDQQGSKRISSGVIAAVSAAVIAVSGGVAWLTWNANHSGVPTPAPTGLPNSGNTIPTQPVEKATNIYWLKDNGRNFEFVPQPVQVQAKASGNKPDQVLEEVFQSLLAGPTEGTGSTTIPKGTKLESLKVQNDEIHVNLSNEFTSGGGSTSMIGRVGQVVYTATTLNPTAKVYIDVNGKKLETLGGEGLEVEQPLTRESFKKDYSL; translated from the coding sequence ATGAAAGACCAACAAGGATCTAAACGTATTTCTTCAGGTGTAATTGCAGCTGTTTCAGCCGCAGTTATAGCCGTCAGTGGTGGTGTAGCTTGGCTAACTTGGAATGCCAATCATTCTGGAGTGCCAACTCCTGCACCTACAGGCTTACCAAATTCAGGCAATACTATACCAACCCAGCCTGTTGAAAAAGCAACTAATATTTATTGGCTGAAAGATAATGGTAGAAACTTTGAATTTGTTCCTCAACCAGTTCAAGTTCAAGCTAAAGCATCTGGTAACAAGCCCGACCAAGTTTTAGAAGAGGTTTTCCAAAGTTTGTTAGCAGGACCTACAGAAGGAACAGGTTCCACCACCATCCCCAAAGGAACAAAACTAGAAAGTTTAAAAGTGCAAAATGATGAGATCCACGTTAATTTATCTAATGAATTCACTAGTGGAGGTGGTAGTACTTCAATGATCGGTCGCGTGGGACAAGTTGTCTACACCGCTACCACTTTGAATCCCACCGCCAAAGTATACATTGATGTGAACGGCAAAAAGTTAGAAACTTTAGGCGGTGAAGGTTTGGAAGTAGAACAGCCACTAACTCGCGAAAGCTTTAAAAAAGACTATTCGCTTTAG
- a CDS encoding LmeA family phospholipid-binding protein: MEFLTILLSGLLGLVSPVGIAVDRTAENAIRSQFAKVGELQVRVDNAPSYQLLQGKVERLRIAGRSLQLKRQNIRIAVLELESDRIEIKPRSLTRKPQLKKPLQAGVRLVLTQEDINQAMLSPQLIARLQKLNINLKDFTNTRANTVYNLANPQVQFLPNNRLQIQVELQEKRKRKPVLIKAESQVSIVNGRQIQLVNLVAQVDQVEVPAKLINLILNNINKRLDLRNLEGGGLQARILKLKISQGELEMAAFVRIEPSYLALLETPRL; this comes from the coding sequence ATGGAATTTCTCACAATCCTTCTATCAGGTTTGCTGGGTTTAGTTTCCCCCGTGGGAATCGCAGTAGATCGCACTGCGGAAAATGCCATCCGTTCACAGTTTGCGAAAGTGGGAGAATTACAAGTGCGTGTAGATAACGCACCCAGTTATCAATTATTGCAAGGTAAAGTAGAACGCTTAAGAATTGCCGGACGTTCTTTGCAATTGAAAAGGCAAAATATCCGGATTGCAGTTTTAGAATTAGAAAGCGATCGCATTGAAATCAAACCGCGTAGTTTAACTCGCAAACCTCAATTAAAGAAACCTTTACAAGCGGGGGTGCGATTAGTTTTGACTCAAGAAGATATTAATCAAGCGATGCTTTCGCCACAATTAATAGCTAGGCTACAAAAGCTAAACATCAATTTAAAAGATTTTACAAATACAAGGGCTAACACTGTATACAATTTAGCCAATCCACAGGTACAATTTTTACCTAATAACCGCCTGCAAATCCAAGTAGAATTACAGGAAAAGCGAAAAAGGAAACCAGTTTTAATTAAAGCAGAATCACAAGTGAGTATAGTTAATGGCAGACAAATCCAGCTAGTTAATTTAGTTGCCCAAGTCGATCAAGTAGAAGTTCCAGCAAAACTTATTAATCTAATCCTAAATAACATCAACAAACGATTAGATTTACGTAACCTAGAAGGTGGCGGACTGCAAGCGCGAATTCTAAAATTGAAGATAAGCCAAGGAGAATTAGAGATGGCAGCATTTGTAAGGATAGAGCCATCCTACTTAGCGCTTTTGGAAACTCCCCGTTTATAA
- the ltrA gene encoding group II intron reverse transcriptase/maturase, which translates to MNVTQRTTDWNNVHWRKANKVVRRLRQRIFRATRDGKLKLIRSLQRLLLRCFSNILLSVRRVTQINFGKNTPGVDKLVVKTPAARGLLVDILKKFIPWNPYPTRRVYIPKPNGKKRPLGIPSIIDRCLQAIVKNALEPYWEAKFEGSSYGFRPGRSAHDAISKIFGIARPNKTKKWVIDADIKGCFDNIAHDPLIKAIGNFPARKIIQQWLKAGYVEMGTFHETDAGTPQGGIISPLLANIALHGLEKALGITYNYRGELNSKRAVVRYADDFVVFCETKEDASKTVSTLTEWMKDRGLFLSEEKSKIVHLKEGFDFLGFNIRHYAVTNTKTGWKLLIKPSKKSMQELRNKVKQVWLVNKSQNIDTLISKLNPIIRGWANYFRIGVSSEAFSKIDNWMFSREKRYAKRMHPNKSDSWRNKRYFGKLNLDRNDNWVFGNKQTGTHLLKFSWFKIERHILVKGTSSPDNPELRQYWEKKGKEKFSTLIPSYQKIGKRQDYKCPVCNESLLNGETLHCHHVIPRHQGGRDTYSNLQLVHLYCHQQIHAEN; encoded by the coding sequence GTGAACGTAACTCAGAGAACTACCGATTGGAATAACGTCCACTGGCGTAAAGCCAACAAAGTAGTTAGGCGACTAAGACAGAGAATATTCAGGGCTACAAGGGACGGCAAATTGAAGTTGATTCGCAGTTTACAAAGACTGCTCCTGCGGTGTTTCTCCAACATATTGTTATCAGTTCGGAGAGTCACGCAAATTAACTTTGGTAAAAATACGCCGGGAGTGGACAAACTAGTGGTAAAAACACCAGCCGCCAGAGGATTGTTAGTAGACATACTGAAAAAATTCATCCCCTGGAATCCATACCCGACGCGAAGGGTGTATATCCCCAAGCCAAATGGAAAGAAACGACCTTTAGGAATTCCAAGCATAATCGACCGTTGCCTACAGGCGATTGTAAAAAACGCACTGGAACCATATTGGGAAGCCAAATTTGAAGGCAGCAGCTACGGGTTTCGCCCCGGCAGAAGCGCCCATGATGCAATTAGTAAAATATTCGGCATCGCTCGTCCCAATAAGACGAAGAAATGGGTGATAGATGCCGACATTAAAGGTTGTTTTGATAACATAGCCCACGACCCACTTATTAAAGCCATTGGAAACTTCCCCGCTAGGAAGATAATACAACAATGGTTAAAGGCTGGGTACGTGGAAATGGGGACTTTTCATGAAACCGATGCGGGAACCCCGCAAGGTGGAATAATCAGTCCTCTATTGGCTAATATAGCCTTGCATGGACTAGAAAAGGCGTTAGGTATCACGTACAACTACAGAGGTGAACTAAATAGTAAACGCGCTGTAGTACGATACGCCGATGATTTTGTCGTGTTCTGTGAAACCAAAGAAGATGCCAGTAAAACGGTATCCACTCTAACCGAATGGATGAAGGATAGAGGACTTTTCCTCTCAGAAGAAAAGAGTAAAATCGTCCATTTAAAAGAGGGGTTTGATTTTCTGGGGTTCAACATCAGACATTATGCAGTGACCAACACAAAAACGGGTTGGAAATTGCTAATAAAACCAAGCAAAAAGTCCATGCAAGAATTACGGAACAAGGTAAAACAAGTATGGCTAGTCAATAAAAGCCAAAACATCGATACCTTGATTAGCAAACTCAATCCAATAATCAGAGGTTGGGCTAACTATTTCCGTATAGGGGTTTCCTCAGAAGCATTCAGTAAAATTGACAACTGGATGTTCTCAAGGGAAAAAAGATACGCCAAACGAATGCACCCGAATAAATCAGATAGTTGGCGCAATAAACGATATTTTGGAAAATTAAACCTCGACAGAAATGACAACTGGGTGTTTGGCAACAAGCAAACGGGAACTCACCTTCTTAAGTTTAGTTGGTTCAAAATAGAAAGGCATATTCTTGTCAAGGGAACATCTTCCCCAGATAATCCTGAACTCAGGCAGTACTGGGAGAAAAAGGGAAAAGAAAAATTTTCAACCCTAATACCCAGCTACCAAAAAATAGGCAAAAGACAAGATTATAAATGCCCCGTGTGCAATGAATCACTACTCAATGGTGAAACACTACATTGTCATCACGTTATTCCCCGCCATCAAGGTGGAAGAGATACCTACTCTAACCTTCAATTGGTGCATTTATATTGCCATCAGCAAATTCACGCTGAAAACTAG
- the efp gene encoding elongation factor P, which produces MISSNDFRPGVSIVLDGSVWRVIEFLHVKPGKGSAFVRTKLKNVQSGSVVEKTFRAGETVPQANLEKSTMQHTYKEGDEFVFMDMETYEEGRLSAKQIGDRVKYLKEGMEAEVIRWGDQVLGVELPKSVVLEIVQTDPGVKGDTATGGSKPATLETGAVIMVPLFIAQGERIRIDTQEDKYISRE; this is translated from the coding sequence ATGATCTCCAGTAACGACTTTCGACCCGGTGTTTCAATTGTTTTAGATGGGTCTGTATGGCGGGTGATAGAATTCCTGCACGTTAAGCCAGGTAAAGGTTCTGCGTTTGTGCGAACAAAGCTGAAAAATGTCCAGAGTGGGAGCGTGGTAGAAAAAACGTTCCGAGCTGGGGAAACTGTGCCGCAGGCTAATCTAGAAAAAAGCACGATGCAACATACCTATAAAGAAGGCGATGAGTTTGTCTTTATGGATATGGAAACTTATGAAGAAGGCAGATTGAGCGCTAAACAAATTGGCGATCGCGTAAAATACCTCAAAGAAGGTATGGAAGCTGAAGTCATCCGCTGGGGCGATCAAGTCCTAGGTGTGGAATTGCCTAAATCTGTGGTTTTGGAAATTGTCCAAACAGATCCAGGTGTCAAAGGTGACACTGCCACAGGTGGATCAAAACCAGCAACTCTCGAAACTGGCGCAGTTATCATGGTTCCTTTGTTTATTGCTCAAGGAGAACGCATCCGAATTGATACTCAGGAAGATAAATATATCAGTAGGGAATAA
- the thiL gene encoding thiamine-phosphate kinase, protein MKVQDIGEQGLLERLQRFCPPEIIGDDAAVLVTKPGESLVVTTDVLVDGVHFSEITTSPQDAGWRAAAANLSDLAAMGASPLGITVGLGLPGEVSVSWVEKLYQGITQCLQKYNTSIVGGDVVRSPVITLSITAFGQAHPHQIIRRNQAQVGDAIVVTGVHGASRAGLELLLHPELGQNLTQGDYTALILAHQRPQPRLDVLPILWEILSSSITQGRGNPTPTTPPIPPSPPLPLSGMDSSDGLVDAVLQICRASGVGAVLESTQIPLPDAFNYWLTNEQALLYALYGGEDFELVLCLPSLPAYALVQQLGNGAAIVGTITSGSKVILHDQNAKKPHQVLTLGRGFQHFGF, encoded by the coding sequence ATGAAAGTTCAAGATATTGGTGAACAAGGTCTTTTAGAAAGATTACAGCGCTTCTGTCCGCCGGAAATTATCGGGGATGACGCAGCGGTGCTGGTGACTAAACCAGGAGAATCTTTGGTGGTGACAACCGACGTGCTGGTTGACGGCGTGCATTTTAGCGAGATTACCACTTCTCCACAAGATGCTGGTTGGCGAGCTGCTGCTGCTAATTTATCAGATTTGGCAGCAATGGGCGCTTCGCCACTGGGGATAACTGTTGGTTTGGGACTTCCGGGAGAAGTTAGCGTCAGTTGGGTTGAAAAGTTGTACCAAGGCATAACACAATGCCTGCAAAAATACAATACCTCAATTGTGGGTGGTGATGTAGTGCGATCGCCTGTCATCACTTTATCAATCACCGCTTTTGGTCAAGCTCATCCCCATCAAATTATCCGCCGCAATCAAGCCCAAGTCGGGGATGCGATCGTTGTCACAGGTGTTCATGGAGCCTCCCGCGCTGGCTTAGAACTGCTGTTACATCCAGAATTGGGACAAAACCTCACTCAAGGCGATTATACGGCTCTCATCCTCGCACACCAGCGCCCACAACCCCGTTTAGATGTCTTACCCATCCTCTGGGAAATTTTATCTTCCTCAATTACACAAGGGCGGGGAAACCCCACCCCTACAACTCCCCCTATCCCCCCCTCCCCCCCTCTCCCCCTCTCCGGTATGGACAGCAGCGACGGTTTGGTAGATGCAGTTTTGCAAATTTGCCGCGCCAGTGGCGTTGGCGCTGTTCTAGAATCTACGCAAATTCCTTTACCAGATGCTTTCAATTACTGGCTGACAAATGAGCAAGCGCTCTTATACGCTCTTTACGGTGGCGAAGACTTTGAATTAGTGCTGTGCTTGCCGTCATTACCAGCTTATGCATTAGTTCAACAACTTGGTAACGGTGCAGCGATCGTCGGAACAATTACATCTGGCTCCAAAGTCATTTTGCACGACCAGAACGCAAAAAAACCCCACCAAGTTCTCACTCTTGGTCGAGGGTTTCAACATTTTGGATTTTAG
- a CDS encoding peptidylprolyl isomerase, whose protein sequence is MFNLLKSWLKKSLIAVLLVTISLGISTAGWTPISRAALPSGNAITDANALLRYALPIDNKPVRDLQASLEDIAAQLRANRRWGAISKDISKASRILNNPGQILASVPEERQPQAEAWIAELKSGVTSLDEVVKTKDKEKLRSERAKLLNLVTLLEESMVKKYPFEVPAEYSNLPQLKGRATVEMKTNKGNLTMVVDGYSAPVTAGNFVDLVQRGFYNGLEFTRSEESYVLQTGDPAGKEVGFIDPKTHKYRAIPLEILAEGDKQPTYGITLEEAGRYTDMPVLPFSAFGALAMARPESEVNGGSSQFFFFLFEPELTPAGRNLLDGRYSVFGYLTEGKEVLDKLKAGDKIESAKVTQGLQNLVEPKTA, encoded by the coding sequence ATGTTCAACTTATTAAAATCCTGGCTGAAAAAAAGCCTAATTGCAGTGTTGTTGGTGACAATAAGTTTAGGCATAAGTACAGCTGGGTGGACTCCCATCAGTAGAGCCGCGCTACCATCTGGAAATGCAATCACCGATGCCAACGCCTTGTTACGCTACGCCCTTCCCATAGATAATAAACCCGTGCGGGACTTGCAAGCTTCTTTAGAAGACATTGCCGCGCAACTGCGAGCAAATCGCCGCTGGGGGGCTATTTCCAAAGATATCAGCAAAGCATCGCGGATTCTGAATAATCCTGGACAAATCCTAGCAAGTGTCCCTGAAGAACGCCAGCCCCAAGCAGAAGCTTGGATTGCTGAGTTAAAATCTGGCGTGACTTCCCTTGATGAAGTCGTTAAAACCAAAGATAAAGAAAAACTTCGCTCTGAACGAGCCAAGCTGCTGAATCTCGTTACTTTGTTAGAAGAGTCAATGGTGAAAAAATACCCCTTTGAAGTGCCTGCTGAGTACAGCAACCTACCTCAACTCAAAGGTCGTGCCACCGTAGAAATGAAAACCAACAAGGGCAATCTTACTATGGTTGTGGACGGCTACAGCGCCCCTGTCACCGCCGGAAACTTTGTTGATTTGGTACAAAGAGGGTTTTATAACGGTTTAGAATTTACCCGCTCTGAAGAATCTTACGTTTTGCAAACCGGAGATCCCGCAGGTAAGGAAGTTGGTTTTATTGATCCAAAAACGCACAAATACCGCGCTATTCCCTTAGAAATTCTCGCTGAAGGTGATAAACAACCGACCTACGGCATTACACTAGAAGAAGCTGGACGTTATACTGATATGCCAGTTCTGCCCTTTTCTGCCTTTGGCGCGTTGGCGATGGCTCGTCCAGAAAGTGAAGTTAATGGGGGTTCTTCCCAATTTTTCTTCTTTTTGTTTGAACCAGAGCTTACCCCAGCCGGACGCAACCTGTTAGATGGTCGCTACTCCGTTTTTGGTTACCTTACCGAGGGTAAAGAAGTTTTAGACAAACTTAAGGCAGGTGACAAAATCGAATCAGCAAAAGTCACCCAAGGATTACAAAATTTAGTCGAGCCGAAAACAGCATAA